Proteins co-encoded in one Gossypium arboreum isolate Shixiya-1 chromosome 11, ASM2569848v2, whole genome shotgun sequence genomic window:
- the LOC108472758 gene encoding probable methyltransferase PMT15 translates to MAAMACIPRRLSQITLFNTKNLTLYHITLVVILCTTFYLIGIWQHSVGTTFSSSSAAAAFLSSVPCSSLKTTQLDFLPHHLPPDPPSETARAAQFPPCDHSFSEYTPCEDVQRSLKFDRDMLIYRERHCPEKDELLKCRIPAPYGYKVPFRWPQGREFAWFANVPHKELTVEKKNQNWIKVEGDRFRFPGGGTMFPHGADAYIDDIDKLINLRDGSIRTAIDTGCGVASWGAYLLSRNILAMSFAPRDTHEAQVQFALERGVPAMIGVMASIRLPYPSRAFDMAHCSRCLIPWGLYDGLYLIEVDRVLRPGGYWILSGPPINWQKHWKGWNRTTDDLKSEQTRIETVAKSLCWKKLVQKDDLAVWQKPTNHVHCKANRKDFKRPPICHTQNPDMAWYTKLETCLTPLPHVSNIKEIAGGQLAKWPERLNAIPPRISSGSLLRITETVFVENSELWKKRVEYYKTIDHQLAETGRYRNLLDMNAYLGGFAAALVDDPVWVMNIVPVEADQINTLGVVYERGLIGTYQNWCEAMSTYPRTYDFIHGDAIFSLYKDRCEMEDIVLEMDRILRPESSVIIRDDVDVLMKLKNMMDGMQWDGRIVDHEDGPHERTKILFAVKQYWVASPLSQNQ, encoded by the exons ATGGCCGCAATGGCTTGTATTCCAAGAAGACTTTCTCAAATCACATTATTCAATACCAAAAATCTCACCCTCTACCATATCACTCTCGTAGTTATTCTATGCACTACTTTTTACCTTATCGGAATTTGGCAACACTCCGTTGGCACcaccttctcctcctcctccGCCGCCGCGGCCTTCCTATCCTCAGTCCCTTGCTCTTCCCTTAAGACCACCCAACTCGACTTCTTGCCTCACCACCTCCCTCCTGACCCACCATCCGAGACGGCGCGTGCCGCTCAATTCCCTCCGTGTGACCATTCCTTCTCCGAATACACCCCATGTGAGGACGTTCAGAGATCGTTGAAGTTTGACAGGGACATGCTTATATACAGAGAGAGGCATTGCCCAGAAAAGGACGAGTTGTTGAAGTGTAGGATCCCGGCTCCGTACGGTTATAAGGTCCCTTTCAGGTGGCCCCAAGGTAGAGAATTTGCATGGTTTGCTAACGTGCCGCACAAAGAATTGACCGTTGAAAAAAAGAATCAAAATTGGATTAAGGTTGAAGGAGACCGGTTCAGATTCCCCGGAGGTGGCACCATGTTCCCGCATGGTGCTGATGCTTACATCGACGATATTGACAAGTTAATCAATCTAAGAGATGGTTCAATAAGGACTGCCATTGATACCGGTTGCGGG GTTGCGAGTTGGGGAGCTTACCTTCTATCAAGGAACATCCTAGCGATGTCGTTTGCACCAAGAGACACCCACGAAGCTCAGGTTCAGTTTGCACTTGAACGTGGGGTGCCGGCCATGATCGGAGTCATGGCCTCTATTAGGCTTCCTTACCCTTCAAGAGCTTTCGACATGGCTCATTGCTCTCGTTGCCTAATCCCTTGGGGCCTGTACG ATGGGCTTTACTTGATTGAAGTTGATAGAGTTCTTCGTCCTGGGGGTTATTGGATACTGTCGGGGCCACCAATAAACTGGCAAAAGCATTGGAAAGGTTGGAATAGGACGACTGATGATCTGAAATCAGAGCAAACCCGCATCGAAACTGTGGCTAAAAGTCTATGCTGGAAAAAACTAGTACAAAAAGACGATCTTGCAGTTTGGCAAAAACCAACTAATCATGTCCATTGCAAAGCTAACAGGAAGGATTTCAAGCGGCCTCCTATTTGCCACACTCAAAATCCTGACATGGCATG GTACACGAAATTGGAGACTTGTTTAACCCCATTGCCTCACGTATCGAATATAAAGGAAATTGCTGGTGGGCAATTAGCGAAATGGCCTGAGAGGTTGAATGCAATCCCACCAAGGATCAGTAGTGGGAGTTTACTACGAATTACAGAGACGGTATTTGTGGAAAATTCAGAGCTATGGAAGAAGAGAGTAGAATATTACAAGACAATAGATCATCAATTGGCAGAGACCGGTCGGTACCGGAACTTGTTGGACATGAATGCTTATTTAGGAGGCTTTGCAGCCGCTCTTGTTGATGACCCTGTCTGGGTGATGAACATTGTCCCTGTCGAAGCTGATCAAATCAACACCCTTGGTGTCGTATATGAACGTGGATTAATCGGAACATATCAAAATTG GTGTGAAGCAATGTCTACTTATCCTAGAACTTATGATTTCATTCATGGTGATGCCATTTTCAGCCTCTACAAAGACAG ATGTGAAATGGAGGATATAGTTTTGGAAATGGATAGGATTTTACGACCAGAGAGCAGTGTAATAATCAGAGACGATGTAGATGTGTTGATGAAGTTGAAGAACATGATGGATGGTATGCAATGGGATGGAAGAATTGTAGACCATGAAGATGGACCCCATGAAAGAACCAAGATTCTCTTTGCTGTCAAGCAGTATTGGGTTGCATCACCGTTATCACAAAATCAATAA
- the LOC108474270 gene encoding COP9 signalosome complex subunit 1 isoform X1 — protein MDGEDDAPKSLMEEMYANGIEGVDDAPSSSTSTTIRKNRPIISGEQLDIEAYAALYSGRTKIMRLIFLADHCDNSGMQLEALRMAYDELKKGENTQLFREVVQKIDGRLGPNYSMDATWCAMVDRKADQRKDKLESELNAYRTNLIKESIRMGYNDFGDFYYAHGALGDAFKSYVRTRDYCTTSKHIIQMCLSAILVSIEMGQFAHVTSYVSKAEQTPEALDPPTIAKLRCAAGLAHLEAKKYKLAARKFLEVGPELGNSYSEVIAPQDVATYGGLCALASFDRTELKNKVIDNINFRNFLELVPEVRELINDFYSSHYASCLEYLGNLKSNLMLDIHIHDHVETLYDQIRSKALIQYTHPFVSVDMRMMADAFKTSVAGLEKELESLITDNQIQARIDSHNKILYARHADQRNATFQRVLQTGNEFDWDVRAMLLRANLLKHEYNLRASRKI, from the exons ATGGATGGCGAAGACGACGCCCCGAAATCATTGATGGAGGAGATGTACGCGAACGGCATCGAGGGCGTTGACGATGCGCCGTCATCCTCAACTTCGACAACGATCCGGAAGAACCGGCCCATCATTAGCGGCGAGCAGCTAGACATCGAGGCCTACGCTGCGCTTTACTCGGGCCGTACCAAGATCATGCGGCTCATATTCTTAGCTGACCACTGCGACAATTCAGGGATGCAATTGGAGGCCCTAAGGATGGCTTACGATGAGCTCAAGAAGGGGGAGAACACTCAGCTATTCCGTGAAGTGGTCCAGAAGATCGACGGTCGACTGGGTCCCAACTATTCGATGGATGCCACGTGGTGCGCTATGGTTGATCGAAAAGCCGACCAAAGGAAAGATAAACTCGAGAGCGAACTCAATGCCTACAGG ACGAATTTAATCAAAGAAAGTATAAGAATGGGATACAATGATTTTGGAGATTTTTACTATGCTCATGGCGCACTGGGAGATGCTTTTAAAAGCTATGTTCGAACTCGCGATTATTGTACAACGTCAAAGCACATTATTCAGATGTGTTTGAGTGCAATTCTTGTGAGCATTGAGATGGGTCAATTTGCTCATGTGACAAGTTACGTTAGTAAGGCTGAGCAAACACCCGAGGCACTTGACCCTCCAACTATTGCTAAGCTACGTTGTGCTGCTGGATTGGCTCATCTGGAGGCTAAGAAGTACAAGCTTGCTGCTCGTAAG TTTTTGGAAGTGGGTCCTGAACTTGGGAATTCCTACAGTGAAGTGATTGCCCCTCAAGATGTTGCTACTTATGGTGGGCTTTGTGCACTTGCAAGCTTTGATCGAACTGAACTGAAG AACAAAGTTATAGACAATATCAACTTCCGGAATTTCTTAGAGTTGGTACCTGAAGTAAGGGAGCTTATTAATGATTTTTACTCGAG CCATTATGCTTCCTGCTTGGAATATCTTGGAAACCTCAAATCGAATCTGATGCTTGATATCCATATACATGACCATGTTGAGACCCTGTATGATCAAATCCGGAGCAAAGCCCTTATCCAGTACACCCACCCATTTGTGTCTGTTGATATGCGAATGATGGCTGATGCCTTTAAAACAAGTGTTGCAGGACTTGAGAAAGAACTTGAATCCTTAATTACTGACAACCAGATACAG GCTCGGATTGATTCACACAACAAAATTCTTTATGCACGACATGCTGATCAGAGAAATGCAACTTTCCAGCGGGTTTTGCAGACTGGTAATGAATTTGATTGGGATGTGAGGGCAATGCTGCTGAGAGCAAATCTTCTCAAGCATGAGTACAATCTTAGGGCTTCCAGGAAAATCTGA
- the LOC108474270 gene encoding COP9 signalosome complex subunit 1 isoform X2: MDGEDDAPKSLMEEMYANGIEGVDDAPSSSTSTTIRKNRPIISGEQLDIEAYAALYSGRTKIMRLIFLADHCDNSGMQLEALRMAYDELKKGENTQLFREVVQKIDGRLGPNYSMDATWCAMVDRKADQRKDKLESELNAYRTNLIKESIRMGYNDFGDFYYAHGALGDAFKSYVRTRDYCTTSKHIIQMCLSAILVSIEMGQFAHVTSYVSKAEQTPEALDPPTIAKLRCAAGLAHLEAKKYKLAARKFLEVGPELGNSYSEVIAPQDVATYGGLCALASFDRTELKNKVIDNINFRNFLELVPEVRELINDFYSSHYASCLEYLGNLKSNLMLDIHIHDHVETLYDQIRSKALIQYTHPFVSVDMRMMADAFKTSVAGLEKELESLITDNQIQLDGEVESILVYTLVPWSEGSQFKWKWAFAN; the protein is encoded by the exons ATGGATGGCGAAGACGACGCCCCGAAATCATTGATGGAGGAGATGTACGCGAACGGCATCGAGGGCGTTGACGATGCGCCGTCATCCTCAACTTCGACAACGATCCGGAAGAACCGGCCCATCATTAGCGGCGAGCAGCTAGACATCGAGGCCTACGCTGCGCTTTACTCGGGCCGTACCAAGATCATGCGGCTCATATTCTTAGCTGACCACTGCGACAATTCAGGGATGCAATTGGAGGCCCTAAGGATGGCTTACGATGAGCTCAAGAAGGGGGAGAACACTCAGCTATTCCGTGAAGTGGTCCAGAAGATCGACGGTCGACTGGGTCCCAACTATTCGATGGATGCCACGTGGTGCGCTATGGTTGATCGAAAAGCCGACCAAAGGAAAGATAAACTCGAGAGCGAACTCAATGCCTACAGG ACGAATTTAATCAAAGAAAGTATAAGAATGGGATACAATGATTTTGGAGATTTTTACTATGCTCATGGCGCACTGGGAGATGCTTTTAAAAGCTATGTTCGAACTCGCGATTATTGTACAACGTCAAAGCACATTATTCAGATGTGTTTGAGTGCAATTCTTGTGAGCATTGAGATGGGTCAATTTGCTCATGTGACAAGTTACGTTAGTAAGGCTGAGCAAACACCCGAGGCACTTGACCCTCCAACTATTGCTAAGCTACGTTGTGCTGCTGGATTGGCTCATCTGGAGGCTAAGAAGTACAAGCTTGCTGCTCGTAAG TTTTTGGAAGTGGGTCCTGAACTTGGGAATTCCTACAGTGAAGTGATTGCCCCTCAAGATGTTGCTACTTATGGTGGGCTTTGTGCACTTGCAAGCTTTGATCGAACTGAACTGAAG AACAAAGTTATAGACAATATCAACTTCCGGAATTTCTTAGAGTTGGTACCTGAAGTAAGGGAGCTTATTAATGATTTTTACTCGAG CCATTATGCTTCCTGCTTGGAATATCTTGGAAACCTCAAATCGAATCTGATGCTTGATATCCATATACATGACCATGTTGAGACCCTGTATGATCAAATCCGGAGCAAAGCCCTTATCCAGTACACCCACCCATTTGTGTCTGTTGATATGCGAATGATGGCTGATGCCTTTAAAACAAGTGTTGCAGGACTTGAGAAAGAACTTGAATCCTTAATTACTGACAACCAGATACAG TTAGACGGGGAAGTAGAGTCAATCCTTGTTTATACATTAGTTCCCTGGAGTGAAGGAAGCCAGTTCAAATGGAAATGGGCTTTTGCAAATTAA
- the LOC108474270 gene encoding COP9 signalosome complex subunit 1 isoform X3, giving the protein MDGEDDAPKSLMEEMYANGIEGVDDAPSSSTSTTIRKNRPIISGEQLDIEAYAALYSGRTKIMRLIFLADHCDNSGMQLEALRMAYDELKKGENTQLFREVVQKIDGRLGPNYSMDATWCAMVDRKADQRKDKLESELNAYRTNLIKESIRMGYNDFGDFYYAHGALGDAFKSYVRTRDYCTTSKHIIQMCLSAILVSIEMGQFAHVTSYVSKAEQTPEALDPPTIAKLRCAAGLAHLEAKKYKLAARKFLEVGPELGNSYSEVIAPQDVATYGGLCALASFDRTELKNKVIDNINFRNFLELVPEVRELINDFYSSHYASCLEYLGNLKSNLMLDIHIHDHVETLYDQIRSKALIQYTHPFVSVDMRMMADAFKTSVAGLEKELESLITDNQIQNLPKH; this is encoded by the exons ATGGATGGCGAAGACGACGCCCCGAAATCATTGATGGAGGAGATGTACGCGAACGGCATCGAGGGCGTTGACGATGCGCCGTCATCCTCAACTTCGACAACGATCCGGAAGAACCGGCCCATCATTAGCGGCGAGCAGCTAGACATCGAGGCCTACGCTGCGCTTTACTCGGGCCGTACCAAGATCATGCGGCTCATATTCTTAGCTGACCACTGCGACAATTCAGGGATGCAATTGGAGGCCCTAAGGATGGCTTACGATGAGCTCAAGAAGGGGGAGAACACTCAGCTATTCCGTGAAGTGGTCCAGAAGATCGACGGTCGACTGGGTCCCAACTATTCGATGGATGCCACGTGGTGCGCTATGGTTGATCGAAAAGCCGACCAAAGGAAAGATAAACTCGAGAGCGAACTCAATGCCTACAGG ACGAATTTAATCAAAGAAAGTATAAGAATGGGATACAATGATTTTGGAGATTTTTACTATGCTCATGGCGCACTGGGAGATGCTTTTAAAAGCTATGTTCGAACTCGCGATTATTGTACAACGTCAAAGCACATTATTCAGATGTGTTTGAGTGCAATTCTTGTGAGCATTGAGATGGGTCAATTTGCTCATGTGACAAGTTACGTTAGTAAGGCTGAGCAAACACCCGAGGCACTTGACCCTCCAACTATTGCTAAGCTACGTTGTGCTGCTGGATTGGCTCATCTGGAGGCTAAGAAGTACAAGCTTGCTGCTCGTAAG TTTTTGGAAGTGGGTCCTGAACTTGGGAATTCCTACAGTGAAGTGATTGCCCCTCAAGATGTTGCTACTTATGGTGGGCTTTGTGCACTTGCAAGCTTTGATCGAACTGAACTGAAG AACAAAGTTATAGACAATATCAACTTCCGGAATTTCTTAGAGTTGGTACCTGAAGTAAGGGAGCTTATTAATGATTTTTACTCGAG CCATTATGCTTCCTGCTTGGAATATCTTGGAAACCTCAAATCGAATCTGATGCTTGATATCCATATACATGACCATGTTGAGACCCTGTATGATCAAATCCGGAGCAAAGCCCTTATCCAGTACACCCACCCATTTGTGTCTGTTGATATGCGAATGATGGCTGATGCCTTTAAAACAAGTGTTGCAGGACTTGAGAAAGAACTTGAATCCTTAATTACTGACAACCAGATACAG AACCTTCCCAAACATTGA
- the LOC108474099 gene encoding probable pectin methyltransferase QUA3, translating to MGHLNLPASKRNPRQWKLLDIITAIFFGLVLLFFLLVFTPLGDSMAASGRQALLLSTSDPRQRHRLVSLVELGHHHKPIEACPANSVDHMPCEDPRRNSQLSREMNLYRERHCPLPDEMPLCLIPPPPGYKIPVQWPESLHKIWHSNMPHNKIADRKGHQGWMKEQGPHFIFPGGGTMFPDGAAPYIEKLGQYIPLTGGTLRTALDMGCGVASFGGSLLSEGILALSFAPRDSHKAQIQFALERGIPAFVLMLGTRRLPFPAFAFDFIHCSRCLIPFTAYNATYFIEVDRLLRPGGYLVISGPPVQWPKQDKEWADLQAVARALCYELIAVDGNTVIWKKPDGDSCLPNQNEFGLESCDESNDPSNAWYFKLRRCVTSTSSVNGEYPVGIIPKWPDRLTRAPSRALVMKNGIDLFRADTRRWTRRVAYYKNTLNLKLGSPAVRNVMDMNAFFGGFAAALVSDPVWVMNVVPARKPLTLGVIYDRGLIGVYHDWCEPFSTYPRTYDFIHVAGIESLIKLPGSSKSRCNLVDLMVEMDRMLRPEGTVVIRDSPEAIDKVARIAHAVRWKATINDKEPESHGREKILVATKTFWKLTSSH from the exons ATGGGTCACTTAAATCTACCTGCATCCAAACGCAACCCCCGCCAATGGAAGCTTTTGGACATCATAACCGCCATATTCTTCGGCCTCGTACTCTTGTTCTTCCTCTTAGTCTTCACCCCTCTTGGGGATTCCATGGCTGCCTCTGGTAGGCAAGCCCTGTTGCTTTCCACCTCTGATCCGAGGCAACGGCATCGCTTGGTGTCCTTGGTCGAACTTGGCCACCACCACAAGCCCATCGAAGCTTGCCCTGCCAATTCCGTTGATCATATGCCCTGTGAGGACCCCAGGCGTAACAGCCAGCTCAGCAGGGAGATGAATCTATATAGAGAAAGGCATTGTCCTTTGCCTGATGAAATGCCTCTTTGCTTGATCCCTCCTCCTCCTGGTTATAAGATTCCTGTTCAGTGGCCTGAAAGCTTGCACAAG ATATGGCACTCCAATATGCCACACAACAAAATTGCTGATAGGAAAGGTCACCAAGGATGGATGAAAGAGCAAGGTCCTCACTTTATTTTCCCTGGTGGTGGAACAATGTTTCCTGATGGAGCTGCTCCATATATCGAGAAACTTGGGCAGTATATTCCCTTGACTGGTGGAACTCTTAGGACTGCCCTTGATATGGGTTGCGGG GTTGCAAGTTTTGGGGGTTCATTGTTATCAGAAGGCATTTTGGCACTCTCATTTGCTCCTAGAGATTCCCACAAAGCACAAATACAATTTGCATTGGAAAGAGGAATACCGGCCTTTGTTCTAATGCTTGGCACTCGCAGACTCCCGTTTCCTGCATTTGCATTTGATTTCATTCACTGCTCTCGATGCCTGATCCCTTTCACAGCTTATA ATGCAACTTATTTCATTGAAGTGGATCGGTTACTACGTCCAGGTGGATATTTGGTCATCTCTGGTCCCCCTGTACAGTGGCCTAAGCAAGATAAAGAGTGGGCAGATCTCCAGGCTGTGGCAAGAGCATTGTGCTATGAGTTGATTGCTGTGGACGGGAACACAGTCATTTGGAAAAAGCCTGATGGAGATTCGTGTCTGCCGAACCAAAATGAATTTGGGCTTGAATCTTGTGATGAATCAAATGACCCCAGTAATGCATG GTACTTTAAGTTAAGAAGATGCGTGACGTCAACGTCTTCTGTGAATGGAGAATATCCTGTTGGGATTATTCCGAAGTGGCCAGACAGGCTAACAAGAGCTCCTTCAAGGGCCTTGGTCATGAAAAACGGGATTGATTTGTTTCGGGCAGACACAAGGAGGTGGACAAGGAGAGTTGCCTATTATAAGAATACTCTGAATCTGAAGCTTGGGAGTCCAGCAGTACGCAATGTCATGGACATGAATGCATTTTTTGGAGGTTTTGCAGCAGCACTTGTATCAGATCCAGTATGGGTGATGAATGTTGTTCCTGCTCGGAAGCCATTAACTCTTGGTGTAATATATGACAGAGGCCTTATTGGAGTATACCATGATTG GTGTGAACCTTTCTCAACATACCCACGTACTTATGATTTTATTCATGTAGCTGGCATTGAATCACTAATAAAGCTTCCTGGTTCAAGCAAGAGCAG GTGTAACCTTGTGGACCTAATGGTGGAGATGGATCGAATGTTGCGTCCTGAAGGAACAGTTGTGATTCGAGATTCACCTGAAGCAATCGACAAAGTGGCACGCATAGCTCACGCAGTAAGGTGGAAGGCTACCATAAATGACAAGGAACCTGAATCACATGGGAGAGAGAAAATCCTGGTAGCAACAAAAACCTTTTGGAAGCTAACTTCATCCCATTGA